In the Streptobacillus moniliformis DSM 12112 genome, one interval contains:
- a CDS encoding aspartate kinase — MSRKIVVHKYGGSSVSTTEKIMNIAKHLIEVKKSGKDLVVVVSAMGKTTDNLIKLANEISKNPDKRELDRLMSTGEQQTIALLSMALIELGQKAISLTGEQAGIKTLGLHTKNTIESINNEIILKNLDEGKIVIVAGFQGINENGDITTLGRGGSDTSAVALACSLNAECKIYTDVDGIYTIDPRVYKNSKKIQYISYEEMMELAYLGAGVMEPRAVELGFKYGISIYVGKTLGKENGTIITFKEKIMEKKEIRGISINKNIVMVTIDGIPTYARNLYPIFKKASEYGIIIDMISQNDVISEKGSIAFTSPRTDEESLKKMFNDLELNYNILINSNVVKVSLVGIGLATSINTISKIFEILSENNISFHQISTSEITISIVVEEKIAENVARLLAEKFEL, encoded by the coding sequence ATGAGTAGAAAAATTGTAGTACATAAATATGGTGGTAGTTCTGTTTCAACAACAGAAAAAATAATGAATATTGCTAAACATCTAATTGAAGTAAAAAAATCAGGAAAAGACTTAGTAGTTGTAGTATCAGCTATGGGTAAAACTACAGATAATTTAATAAAACTTGCTAATGAAATTTCTAAAAATCCAGATAAAAGAGAACTTGACAGATTAATGTCTACAGGAGAGCAACAAACTATTGCTTTACTTTCTATGGCATTAATAGAACTTGGTCAAAAAGCTATATCTTTAACTGGAGAACAAGCTGGAATAAAAACATTAGGATTACATACTAAAAATACTATTGAAAGTATAAATAATGAAATAATCTTAAAAAATTTAGATGAAGGTAAGATAGTAATTGTTGCTGGATTTCAAGGGATTAATGAAAATGGAGATATAACTACGTTAGGTAGAGGCGGTTCAGATACATCAGCAGTAGCACTTGCATGTTCATTAAATGCAGAATGTAAAATATATACAGATGTTGATGGAATTTATACTATAGATCCAAGAGTATATAAAAATTCTAAAAAAATACAATATATATCATATGAAGAAATGATGGAACTTGCATATCTTGGTGCTGGAGTAATGGAACCAAGGGCAGTAGAACTAGGTTTTAAATATGGTATTAGTATATATGTAGGAAAAACACTAGGAAAAGAAAATGGAACAATAATTACATTTAAGGAGAAAATAATGGAAAAGAAAGAAATTAGAGGAATTTCTATTAATAAGAATATAGTTATGGTTACTATAGATGGAATACCAACTTATGCTAGAAATCTTTATCCTATTTTTAAAAAAGCATCTGAGTATGGTATTATAATAGACATGATAAGTCAAAATGATGTAATATCAGAAAAAGGAAGTATTGCATTTACTTCACCTAGAACAGATGAAGAATCATTAAAAAAAATGTTTAATGATTTAGAGCTTAATTACAATATATTAATAAATAGTAATGTTGTAAAAGTATCTCTTGTAGGTATAGGTCTTGCAACTTCAATAAATACTATTTCTAAAATTTTTGAAATATTATCTGAGAATAATATAAGTTTTCATCAAATTTCTACATCAGAAATAACTATTTCTATAGTAGTTGAAGAAAAAATAGCTGAAAATGTCGCAAGATTACTTGCAGAAAAATTTGAATTATAG
- a CDS encoding MATE family efflux transporter, producing the protein MNNLLKMNLDERREMIIHGDTVKTILFLTIPTFMMAIVQVLIPFSDGLFLNKILGTDVGAGVSYVQPVYNMLIAISQGLSVVAMSMIGQLNGKGDFKGVKNVSLQVLIFGFILGIFLMPICFLGSDFLAPNDPAIRNYAITYFALSSLIIPFQFMASIFNAIKSATGEPEATFYRMIVLLILKIFFNVIYLTIFKMGLKGAIFASLTAYFFTAIWMYYDLFVRESKFKLSIREYRFDYLVVKEMVRLSIPTMLSFTSINLGFYLINSEIEIYGADVLAGLSIASQINNICFSVPTSIGTTVTTMISMNIGLGNVKKSKDIYKKGVIIGEIVALILLILILSTSKYLIALYDPSDNVALKTQEALNIYTYSVFPFALFIITQSVFNALGRNVYPLIMSFLRIWVFRYLFIIQTSSYLKYYSIFYGNLFSNFLAAAIFYVIIKKSSWRSNIKYE; encoded by the coding sequence ATGAATAATTTATTAAAAATGAATTTAGATGAAAGACGTGAAATGATAATACATGGAGATACTGTAAAAACAATACTTTTTTTAACTATACCAACATTTATGATGGCTATAGTTCAGGTACTTATACCATTTTCAGATGGATTGTTTTTAAATAAGATACTGGGGACAGATGTAGGAGCAGGAGTTTCATATGTACAACCAGTGTATAACATGTTAATAGCTATATCTCAAGGATTAAGTGTAGTAGCTATGTCTATGATAGGGCAATTAAATGGTAAGGGAGATTTTAAAGGTGTAAAGAATGTATCTTTACAGGTATTAATTTTTGGATTCATATTAGGAATATTTTTAATGCCCATATGTTTTTTAGGGTCTGATTTTTTAGCACCTAATGATCCTGCTATTAGGAATTATGCAATAACATATTTCGCTTTAAGTTCATTAATAATACCATTTCAGTTTATGGCTTCTATATTTAATGCTATTAAAAGTGCAACTGGTGAACCAGAGGCAACATTTTATAGAATGATAGTATTATTAATATTAAAAATATTTTTTAATGTGATATATCTAACAATATTTAAAATGGGTCTTAAAGGTGCAATATTTGCTTCACTTACAGCATATTTTTTTACAGCTATTTGGATGTATTATGATTTATTTGTAAGGGAGTCAAAATTTAAACTTAGTATTAGAGAATATAGGTTTGATTATTTAGTAGTTAAGGAAATGGTAAGACTATCTATACCGACTATGTTATCATTTACTTCAATAAATTTAGGTTTTTATTTAATTAATTCTGAAATAGAAATTTATGGAGCAGATGTTCTTGCAGGACTTTCAATTGCATCACAGATAAATAATATATGTTTTTCAGTTCCAACATCTATAGGAACTACTGTAACTACTATGATAAGTATGAATATTGGATTAGGTAATGTAAAAAAATCTAAGGATATATATAAGAAGGGGGTAATAATAGGAGAAATCGTGGCATTAATACTTTTAATTTTAATTCTTTCAACATCTAAATATTTAATCGCCTTATATGATCCTAGTGATAATGTTGCACTAAAAACACAGGAAGCATTGAATATTTATACATATTCAGTATTTCCTTTTGCTTTATTTATTATTACTCAATCTGTATTTAATGCTTTAGGAAGAAATGTTTACCCCCTTATAATGTCATTTTTAAGAATATGGGTATTTAGATATTTATTTATTATTCAAACTAGCTCATATTTAAAATATTATTCTATATTTTATGGTAATTTATTTTCAAATTTTTTAGCTGCGGCTATATTTTATGTAATAATTAAGAAAAGTAGTTGGAGGAGTAATATTAAATATGAATAA
- a CDS encoding endo alpha-1,4 polygalactosaminidase: MKKYMLSFLFIFSFNIFSQEIYKDRMRDLIRKLRENTSKDKIFITQNGNLIYFNNGKIDKDFFKITNGTTQESLFYGYELKFNKPTSEKVKKELLDMLIPISNLGKIVLTINYGKGKNIKSNLESEAKKFNFVNELLPSFEAREIHEPIKGFNQNDIYSLKDAQNFLCLLNPEKFKDLEEYMNALKNTDFDILLIEPSINGKFFSKNQIESLKKKSSGSKRLVIAYFSIGEAENYRYYWKKSWNDKYPDWIVEENRNWSGNYIVKYWDIEWEKIVKDYQKKLDEIGVDGYLLDTVDTHYYFEERGLK; this comes from the coding sequence ATGAAAAAATATATGTTATCTTTTCTTTTTATTTTTTCTTTTAATATCTTTTCACAAGAAATATATAAAGATAGAATGAGAGATTTAATAAGAAAGTTAAGAGAAAATACAAGTAAAGATAAGATTTTCATAACTCAAAATGGTAACTTGATATATTTTAATAATGGTAAGATAGATAAAGATTTTTTTAAAATAACAAATGGAACAACACAGGAATCACTTTTTTATGGATATGAATTAAAATTTAATAAACCTACATCAGAAAAAGTAAAAAAAGAACTATTAGATATGTTAATTCCAATTAGTAATTTAGGCAAAATAGTTTTAACCATTAATTATGGTAAAGGTAAAAACATAAAAAGTAATTTAGAAAGTGAAGCTAAGAAATTTAATTTTGTAAATGAATTACTTCCTTCTTTTGAAGCAAGGGAAATACACGAACCTATTAAAGGATTTAATCAAAATGATATTTATTCTTTAAAAGATGCTCAAAACTTTTTGTGTTTATTAAATCCAGAGAAATTTAAAGACTTAGAAGAATATATGAATGCTTTAAAAAATACAGATTTTGATATTTTGTTGATAGAACCATCTATAAATGGAAAGTTTTTCTCAAAAAATCAAATTGAAAGTTTAAAGAAAAAAAGTTCAGGTTCTAAAAGATTGGTTATAGCATATTTTAGTATAGGAGAGGCAGAAAATTATAGGTATTATTGGAAAAAGAGTTGGAATGATAAATATCCTGATTGGATAGTAGAAGAAAATAGAAATTGGAGTGGAAACTACATAGTAAAATATTGGGATATTGAATGGGAAAAAATTGTTAAAGATTATCAAAAAAAATTAGATGAAATAGGTGTGGATGGATATTTATTAGATACAGTTGATACACATTATTATTTCGAGGAAAGAGGTTTAAAATGA
- a CDS encoding anaerobic sulfatase maturase, with amino-acid sequence MKINKLRSLNLLIKPSSCNCNLRCNYCFYFDVAENRETYTYGNMSFETLENLVKNVYDCVEYQVNFIFQGGEPTMRGINYYYKLHELIEKYNKNNVNTTFSIQTNGTLLNKRWFDLFEKYNYLIGISLDGTKDIHDIFRIDIRQKGTFDSILNNINKLRERNIDFNILCVVNSEVSKNAKKIYEFFREQKFEFLQFIPALDPLKNYDEKDYTLTAENYGKFLDEIFNLWYEDLKKGNFISIRYFENLLLILSGRNPEACDMVGHCSVNTVIEADGSVYPCDFYVVDERRLGNINTQSIPEIIFSQKATEFVRESFKIDEKCKTCKYLKICRTGCKRHKDENNVNKFCYSYKYFFGRNLDKLVDIRNRFIK; translated from the coding sequence ATGAAAATCAATAAATTAAGGAGTTTAAACTTATTAATCAAACCATCATCTTGCAATTGTAATCTAAGATGTAATTATTGTTTTTACTTCGATGTTGCAGAAAATAGAGAAACATACACTTATGGAAATATGTCATTTGAAACACTAGAAAATTTAGTTAAAAATGTTTACGATTGTGTAGAATATCAAGTAAACTTCATATTCCAAGGTGGCGAACCTACAATGAGAGGAATAAATTATTATTACAAATTACATGAACTAATAGAAAAATATAATAAAAATAATGTAAATACTACATTCTCTATACAAACAAATGGAACATTATTAAATAAAAGATGGTTTGATTTATTTGAAAAATATAATTATCTAATTGGTATATCTCTTGATGGAACTAAGGATATACATGATATCTTCAGAATAGATATACGACAAAAAGGTACATTTGATTCTATACTTAATAATATAAATAAATTAAGGGAAAGAAATATTGATTTCAATATTTTATGTGTTGTAAATTCAGAAGTTTCAAAAAATGCTAAAAAAATATATGAATTTTTTAGAGAGCAAAAATTTGAATTTTTACAATTTATTCCTGCCTTAGATCCTTTAAAAAATTATGATGAAAAGGATTATACTTTAACTGCTGAAAATTATGGAAAATTTTTAGATGAAATATTTAATCTGTGGTATGAAGATTTAAAAAAGGGAAATTTCATAAGTATAAGATATTTTGAAAATCTTTTATTAATATTATCAGGTAGAAATCCAGAAGCATGTGATATGGTTGGACATTGTTCAGTTAATACAGTTATAGAAGCAGATGGTTCTGTATACCCTTGTGATTTTTATGTAGTTGATGAAAGAAGATTAGGAAATATTAATACTCAAAGTATACCTGAAATAATATTTTCTCAAAAAGCAACCGAATTTGTAAGAGAATCCTTTAAAATAGATGAAAAATGTAAAACTTGCAAATATCTGAAAATATGTAGAACTGGATGTAAAAGACATAAAGATGAAAATAATGTAAATAAATTCTGTTATAGCTACAAATATTTTTTTGGTAGAAACTTAGATAAACTTGTAGATATACGAAATAGATTTATTAAATAA
- a CDS encoding FAD-dependent oxidoreductase — MRIVVIGGGAAGMMFSTQYKKMNPNDEIILFEKTPYVSWAGCPSPYYIANELPLKKVIGSPSDSFINKGIDVRINTKVSEINFDEKHVIVNNEKVTYDKLVLAIGAKSTLDIKKDRYFSLSHATDAIEIKNFIENKKPKKALILGLGFIGLEMVEALLLNNINVTVVEKANDVFNILPLEYRNILKEKIKNKNVELILGNGVKEFNEENVILENNEKIDFDMLIISTGITTKTEILGDKIELLNNKIIVDNNFKTNIEDVYAIGDAILNKNIITNEYTYAPFGDVANKHGMMLAKLLSSKKSEFIGVTNTYATSFFDLKIAGTGLTEDVAISKGYNVGKVNMEVLTKNSGFKDSVPGSAEIIYDKDTNTVLGATIIGNEAVAQFIDQIAIVIRFRIKIDDLISVDFAYSPTNASVWNPLLVLYRKVIK, encoded by the coding sequence ATGAGAATAGTTGTAATAGGTGGGGGAGCAGCAGGAATGATGTTTTCTACACAATATAAGAAAATGAATCCAAATGATGAGATAATTTTATTTGAAAAAACTCCATATGTTTCATGGGCTGGTTGTCCATCTCCATATTATATAGCAAATGAGTTACCACTTAAAAAAGTAATAGGTTCTCCATCTGATTCATTTATAAACAAAGGAATAGATGTAAGAATAAATACTAAAGTAAGTGAAATAAACTTTGATGAAAAACATGTTATAGTTAATAATGAGAAAGTTACATATGATAAATTAGTATTAGCTATTGGGGCTAAATCTACTTTAGATATCAAAAAAGATAGATACTTTAGTTTATCTCATGCAACTGATGCAATAGAAATTAAAAATTTCATAGAAAATAAGAAACCTAAAAAAGCATTAATTTTAGGATTAGGATTTATAGGCTTAGAAATGGTTGAAGCATTACTATTAAATAATATTAATGTAACTGTTGTTGAAAAGGCTAATGATGTATTTAATATTTTGCCATTAGAATATAGAAATATATTAAAAGAAAAAATAAAAAATAAGAATGTAGAACTAATTTTAGGTAATGGTGTTAAAGAATTTAATGAAGAAAATGTAATACTTGAAAACAATGAAAAAATAGATTTTGATATGTTGATAATATCTACAGGTATAACTACTAAAACTGAAATATTAGGAGATAAAATTGAATTATTAAATAACAAAATAATTGTTGATAATAACTTTAAAACTAATATAGAAGATGTTTATGCTATAGGTGATGCAATATTAAATAAAAATATAATAACTAATGAATATACTTATGCTCCTTTTGGAGATGTGGCTAATAAACATGGAATGATGCTTGCTAAATTACTTTCTTCTAAAAAATCTGAATTTATAGGTGTTACAAATACTTATGCAACTTCATTCTTTGATTTAAAAATAGCTGGAACAGGATTAACAGAAGATGTGGCTATAAGTAAAGGATATAATGTTGGAAAAGTAAACATGGAAGTATTAACTAAAAATTCAGGATTTAAGGATTCCGTTCCTGGTAGTGCTGAAATAATTTATGATAAAGATACTAACACTGTGCTTGGAGCAACTATAATAGGAAATGAAGCAGTAGCCCAGTTTATAGATCAAATAGCTATAGTAATTAGATTTAGAATAAAAATAGATGATTTAATTTCTGTAGATTTTGCATATTCACCAACTAATGCTAGTGTGTGGAATCCATTATTAGTGCTTTATAGAAAAGTAATAAAATAG
- a CDS encoding toxin-antitoxin system YwqK family antitoxin, protein MRVYLGLDNIPILNGEYKILRSVDYLTEIIGIENYKNGLLHGKKIIFDNTDKTIVKSLNYENGTLISENDIDDTNEYVKLAIDETKTSKRNGNYILYANDETSIFTLKNGMFEKNKWIFNDNPNFEMPNLLSIEHFINNHHVGEQVFFHEDGKIMLIEYYREHMGALPEKSTWFDYDENGNLISERNFRKNKKDGRHKYYNEKGIIYKDISYRDGKLFGPSIYLKDNGTKLIIDYDFGFKIGERIE, encoded by the coding sequence ATGAGAGTTTATTTAGGTTTAGACAACATCCCCATTTTAAATGGCGAATACAAAATATTAAGATCAGTTGATTATTTAACCGAAATTATAGGGATAGAAAATTATAAAAATGGGCTTTTACATGGAAAGAAAATAATTTTTGATAATACAGATAAAACTATAGTTAAATCATTAAATTATGAAAATGGTACATTGATATCTGAAAATGATATTGACGATACTAATGAATATGTTAAACTTGCTATAGATGAAACTAAAACTTCAAAAAGAAATGGAAACTATATTCTTTATGCAAATGATGAAACATCTATTTTTACTCTAAAAAATGGTATGTTTGAAAAAAATAAATGGATATTTAATGATAACCCTAACTTTGAAATGCCCAACTTATTATCAATAGAACATTTTATAAACAATCACCATGTAGGAGAACAAGTATTTTTTCATGAAGATGGGAAAATAATGTTAATTGAATATTATAGGGAACACATGGGAGCTTTACCTGAAAAATCAACTTGGTTTGACTATGATGAAAATGGAAATCTAATATCAGAAAGAAACTTCAGAAAAAATAAAAAAGATGGTAGACATAAATACTATAACGAAAAGGGGATAATATATAAGGACATATCATATAGAGATGGTAAATTATTTGGACCTTCAATTTATCTAAAAGATAATGGTACAAAACTAATAATAGATTATGACTTTGGTTTTAAAATAGGTGAAAGAATAGAATAA
- the dapB gene encoding 4-hydroxy-tetrahydrodipicolinate reductase, producing the protein MMKILVVGAGVMSEYLINSIKDKGYEFVGRVDLFGKGEFNSFSDVDKEFDILIDFSNHLLTKDILDFAIAKKKNVLIATTGHSNDEMKMIEDASKHIAILKSTNTSFGVNALNKIVEYATNILKDFDIELVEAHHNRKIDAPSGTANTLLDIIDSCFDEKRNRVYGRKDEKREENEIGIHSIRGGSIVGEHSIIYAKGDEIIELKHSALSRKIFSDGAVNVAIKLLKLEKGLYSMKDVI; encoded by the coding sequence ATGATGAAGATATTAGTAGTTGGTGCTGGAGTAATGTCTGAATATTTAATAAATTCTATTAAAGATAAAGGTTATGAATTTGTAGGTAGAGTAGATCTATTTGGTAAAGGTGAATTTAATTCTTTTTCTGATGTAGATAAAGAATTTGATATATTAATTGATTTTTCAAACCATTTACTTACTAAAGATATTTTAGATTTTGCAATAGCTAAAAAGAAAAATGTTTTAATTGCTACTACAGGGCATAGTAATGATGAAATGAAAATGATAGAGGATGCAAGTAAGCATATAGCTATACTTAAATCTACTAATACATCTTTTGGAGTTAATGCTTTAAATAAGATAGTTGAATATGCAACTAATATACTTAAAGATTTTGATATAGAGTTAGTAGAAGCACATCATAATAGAAAGATAGATGCACCTAGTGGAACTGCCAATACTTTACTTGATATTATTGATTCTTGTTTTGATGAAAAAAGAAATAGAGTATATGGAAGAAAAGATGAAAAAAGAGAAGAAAATGAAATAGGTATTCATTCTATTAGAGGTGGTTCTATAGTTGGAGAGCATTCTATAATATATGCTAAGGGTGATGAAATAATAGAATTAAAACATAGTGCATTATCAAGAAAAATATTTTCAGATGGTGCAGTAAATGTAGCTATTAAATTATTAAAACTTGAAAAAGGATTATATAGTATGAAAGATGTAATATAA
- a CDS encoding SDR family NAD(P)-dependent oxidoreductase: MNNSYILITGASSGIGMEIAQNYAKKGKNLILIARRIEILEKLKQKYTNVDIHVIQKDLSLVSSSKEIYEYTKSKKIFVEVLINNAGVGLFGDFLETSLDKEISMINLNILSLISLTKLYLQDMKKYDRGQILNVSSIASFMPGPKMSVYYATKAFVTSFTNALSYELRDSNIKVSILAPGATSTEFVKSSNLENSKLFDNMRVDTAVNVANYAIDNMGKRLIIPGFLNKVVVFLVKFIPVKLLMKFVEKIQERKGK, translated from the coding sequence ATGAATAATAGCTATATTTTAATCACTGGAGCAAGTTCTGGTATAGGGATGGAAATTGCACAAAATTATGCAAAAAAAGGTAAAAATTTAATTTTGATTGCAAGAAGAATAGAGATTTTAGAAAAATTAAAACAAAAATATACTAATGTAGATATACATGTAATACAAAAAGATTTGAGTTTAGTATCTAGTTCTAAAGAAATATATGAATATACAAAAAGTAAAAAAATATTTGTAGAAGTTCTTATTAATAATGCAGGAGTTGGATTATTTGGTGATTTTTTAGAAACATCTCTTGATAAAGAAATATCTATGATAAACTTAAATATATTATCTTTAATATCATTAACTAAACTATATCTTCAAGATATGAAAAAATATGATAGAGGACAGATATTAAATGTATCATCAATTGCAAGTTTTATGCCTGGACCTAAAATGAGTGTATATTATGCTACAAAAGCATTTGTTACATCATTTACTAATGCACTATCTTATGAATTAAGAGATAGTAATATTAAGGTTTCTATTTTGGCACCAGGTGCAACAAGTACAGAATTTGTTAAAAGTTCTAATTTGGAAAATTCTAAATTATTTGATAATATGCGTGTTGATACAGCTGTAAATGTTGCAAATTATGCTATAGATAATATGGGTAAAAGATTAATAATACCTGGTTTTTTAAATAAGGTGGTAGTATTTTTAGTTAAGTTTATTCCTGTTAAATTATTAATGAAATTTGTTGAAAAAATACAGGAAAGAAAGGGTAAATGA
- the dapA gene encoding 4-hydroxy-tetrahydrodipicolinate synthase: MKYEKSYVALVTPFDKDLKLDVKKIRELVRFHIDNMTKGIVVCGTTGETATMSEEEYILAIKTVLDEANGKIQVIAGAGSNSTEKAIHLTKICKDLGVDAVLSVTPYYNKPTQREIINHYKKIAEVGVDVILYNVPSRTGVNIEVETTVELSKVKNIVGIKEATGNIDQMIEIINRVDKNFAVISGEDNFMLPMQAIGSCGIISVTANAFPKQVAMQFELVGEERFNLHKFMYDIHKSMFIGGNPVTIKAAMNILGLLENDGVREPLLPATDKVRDILRELFIQKGLI, translated from the coding sequence ATGAAATATGAAAAAAGTTATGTAGCTTTAGTAACACCTTTTGATAAAGATTTAAAATTAGATGTAAAAAAAATTAGAGAACTTGTTAGATTTCATATAGATAATATGACTAAGGGAATAGTTGTTTGTGGAACTACAGGAGAAACTGCAACTATGAGTGAAGAAGAATATATTTTAGCTATAAAAACAGTTTTAGATGAAGCAAATGGTAAAATACAAGTAATTGCAGGTGCAGGTTCAAATTCAACTGAAAAGGCAATACATTTAACTAAAATATGTAAGGATTTAGGTGTAGATGCAGTGCTTTCTGTAACTCCATATTACAATAAACCTACACAAAGAGAAATAATAAACCATTATAAAAAAATAGCAGAGGTTGGAGTAGATGTAATACTTTATAACGTGCCATCAAGAACAGGAGTTAATATAGAAGTTGAAACTACTGTTGAGTTATCTAAGGTTAAAAATATAGTTGGAATAAAAGAAGCTACAGGAAATATTGATCAAATGATAGAAATAATAAATAGGGTTGATAAAAATTTTGCAGTAATTTCAGGTGAAGATAATTTTATGTTACCTATGCAAGCTATAGGTTCATGTGGGATAATTTCTGTAACTGCTAATGCTTTTCCAAAACAAGTAGCAATGCAATTTGAATTAGTTGGTGAAGAAAGATTTAATTTACATAAGTTTATGTATGATATACATAAATCTATGTTTATAGGAGGAAATCCTGTTACAATTAAGGCTGCTATGAATATATTAGGATTACTTGAAAATGATGGTGTTAGAGAACCTTTATTACCTGCAACAGACAAAGTTAGAGATATTTTAAGAGAGCTATTTATTCAAAAAGGATTGATATAA